One window from the genome of Dyella sp. A6 encodes:
- the murJ gene encoding murein biosynthesis integral membrane protein MurJ yields MLRGLLSFSSMTMVSRVLGLARDIAMSHVFGASAATDAFVIAFRIPNFMRRLFAEGSFSTAFVPVFTEVKETRSHAELKELTARVAGTLGGVLLVVTALGMLFAPELAAVFAPGDVHDPHKFGLIVSLLRLTFPYLLFVSLTALAGGALNSFHRFGLPAMAPVILNICMITGALWLAPRLQVPIMALGWAVLVAGVLQLLFLLPALRGLNLLSLPRWGWRHPLVRRIMRLMVPTLFGASVGQLNLLLDTILITLLVTGSQTWMYQSTRFLELPLGVFGVALGAVILPALSRHHVGTDRAGFSKALDWGVRMTLLIAVPATCALLLLAEPLVSTFFQNGHYTAFDTRMTSWSTMALCCGVPAYALVKVLLPAFYARQDTRTPVRAAVVSLVSNMVFNVLLVGLLYELWTTPVQRQDGWLHGLAHVPGLHVGLAIASVLSNYLQFAQLWYWLKRAGVYDPQPGWLRHWSRLGFACAAMVAVLLVGRWCWPHWTTVPVWTRVWHLAVLVLTGGATYVAGLFVSGLRLRDLRAS; encoded by the coding sequence ATGCTCCGCGGGCTGCTCTCGTTCAGCAGCATGACCATGGTTTCACGCGTGCTGGGGCTGGCACGCGACATCGCAATGAGCCACGTGTTCGGCGCCTCGGCGGCGACCGATGCCTTTGTCATCGCCTTTCGTATCCCCAATTTCATGCGCCGCCTGTTCGCGGAAGGCTCCTTTTCCACGGCCTTCGTGCCGGTATTCACCGAGGTCAAGGAAACACGCAGTCATGCCGAGTTGAAGGAACTCACGGCGCGGGTGGCGGGGACTCTCGGCGGCGTACTGCTGGTCGTCACCGCGCTGGGCATGCTGTTCGCGCCGGAACTGGCCGCGGTCTTCGCGCCGGGCGACGTGCACGACCCGCATAAGTTCGGGCTGATCGTCAGCCTGTTGCGCTTGACGTTCCCGTACCTGCTGTTCGTCTCGCTGACGGCCCTGGCCGGCGGCGCGCTGAACAGTTTCCACCGCTTCGGTCTGCCGGCGATGGCGCCGGTGATCCTGAACATCTGCATGATCACGGGGGCGTTGTGGCTGGCGCCACGGCTGCAGGTACCGATCATGGCGCTCGGCTGGGCCGTGCTGGTGGCGGGGGTGCTGCAGCTGTTGTTCCTGCTGCCTGCATTGCGCGGACTGAATCTGCTGAGTCTGCCGCGCTGGGGCTGGCGGCACCCGCTGGTGCGCCGGATCATGCGTCTGATGGTGCCGACCCTGTTCGGGGCCTCGGTAGGCCAGCTCAACCTGCTGCTGGATACCATTCTGATCACCCTGCTGGTCACCGGTTCGCAGACCTGGATGTATCAATCCACCCGTTTCCTCGAACTGCCGCTTGGTGTGTTCGGAGTAGCGCTTGGGGCGGTGATCCTGCCGGCACTGTCGCGTCACCATGTCGGCACCGATCGTGCGGGTTTCTCGAAGGCGCTGGACTGGGGGGTGCGCATGACCCTGCTGATTGCGGTGCCGGCGACCTGCGCACTGCTGCTGCTGGCCGAGCCGCTGGTCAGCACGTTCTTCCAGAACGGGCATTACACCGCGTTCGATACCCGCATGACCTCGTGGTCGACCATGGCGTTGTGCTGTGGCGTGCCTGCCTACGCACTGGTGAAGGTGCTGTTGCCGGCGTTTTACGCGCGCCAGGATACGCGCACGCCAGTCCGCGCGGCGGTGGTGTCGCTGGTCAGCAACATGGTCTTCAACGTGTTGCTGGTGGGCCTGCTTTATGAGCTATGGACAACCCCGGTCCAGCGTCAGGATGGCTGGCTGCATGGTCTGGCCCATGTGCCCGGACTGCACGTGGGTCTGGCGATCGCCAGCGTGCTTTCCAATTACCTGCAGTTCGCGCAGCTCTGGTACTGGCTGAAGCGTGCCGGTGTCTACGACCCGCAGCCGGGCTGGCTGCGGCACTGGTCACGCCTGGGCTTTGCCTGCGCGGCAATGGTGGCGGTGCTGCTGGTCGGGCGCTGGTGCTGGCCGCACTGGACCACGGTGCCGGTGTGGACGCGCGTGTGGCACCTGGCGGTGCTGGTGCTGACCGGTGGCGCGACCTATGTGGCAGGGCTTTTCGTCTCTGGCCTGCGCCTGCGCGACCTGCGCGCCAGTTGA
- the rpsT gene encoding 30S ribosomal protein S20: protein MANIKSAKKRARQSEQRRLRNVSARSMVRTALKKVVKAIEAKDKAAAVEAFAAAQPVMDRYAARGLIHKNKAARHKSRLNAKIRELA from the coding sequence TTGGCCAACATCAAGTCCGCGAAGAAGCGTGCGCGCCAGTCCGAGCAGCGCCGCCTGCGCAATGTCAGCGCCCGCTCCATGGTGCGCACCGCGCTCAAGAAGGTCGTCAAGGCCATCGAGGCCAAGGACAAGGCTGCGGCCGTCGAGGCCTTTGCCGCCGCCCAGCCGGTAATGGATCGCTATGCCGCCCGCGGCCTGATCCACAAGAACAAGGCTGCTCGCCACAAGAGCCGCCTGAATGCGAAGATCCGCGAGCTGGCGTAA
- the cgtA gene encoding Obg family GTPase CgtA, whose amino-acid sequence MKFVDEAIIKVQAGDGGNGCISFRREKFIPFGGPDGGDGGSGGSVWLVADEGLNTLIDFRHQRSFKAQRGQNGMGSDMYGKGGEDTTIRVPVGTVVTNVDTDETIGDLTLHGQRLLVAQGGKGGLGNIHFKSSVNRAPRKSTPGTPGDVRELKLELKLLADVGLLGFPNAGKSTFIRAVSAATPKVADYPFTTLHPNLGVVSLGPEQSFVIADIPGLIEGAAEGAGLGIQFLRHVSRTSLLLHLVDIAPIDGSEPVEQVRAIEQELARFDPELLQRPRWLVLNKEDVLPEDERQSRAEAIVNALGWTAPWFLVSAIARENTMAVCRQVQRFFEAQRETAAGRVDMLPGDVRLRDDGTQA is encoded by the coding sequence ATGAAATTCGTCGACGAAGCGATCATCAAAGTCCAGGCCGGTGACGGCGGCAACGGTTGCATCAGCTTCCGGCGCGAAAAATTCATTCCGTTCGGCGGTCCTGACGGCGGCGACGGCGGCTCCGGCGGCTCGGTGTGGCTGGTGGCCGACGAGGGTCTGAACACCCTGATCGATTTCCGCCATCAGCGCAGCTTCAAGGCGCAGCGCGGTCAGAACGGCATGGGTAGCGACATGTACGGCAAGGGTGGCGAGGACACCACCATCCGCGTGCCGGTGGGTACCGTGGTCACCAATGTCGATACCGACGAGACGATCGGCGACCTCACTCTGCATGGCCAGCGCCTGCTGGTGGCGCAGGGCGGCAAGGGCGGCCTTGGCAACATCCATTTCAAGAGTTCGGTGAACCGTGCGCCGCGCAAGTCCACGCCGGGTACGCCGGGCGACGTGCGCGAGCTGAAGCTGGAGCTGAAGCTGCTGGCCGATGTCGGCCTGCTTGGTTTCCCCAACGCGGGCAAGTCCACCTTCATCCGGGCTGTTTCCGCGGCGACGCCCAAGGTTGCGGATTACCCGTTCACCACGCTGCACCCGAATCTGGGTGTGGTCAGCCTGGGGCCGGAACAGAGCTTCGTGATCGCCGATATTCCCGGCCTGATCGAGGGCGCTGCCGAGGGGGCGGGCCTGGGCATCCAGTTCCTCCGCCATGTCTCGCGTACGAGTCTGCTGCTGCACCTGGTGGATATCGCGCCGATCGATGGCAGTGAGCCGGTCGAACAGGTGCGCGCCATCGAGCAGGAGCTGGCGCGGTTCGATCCCGAGTTGCTGCAGCGGCCGCGTTGGCTGGTGCTCAACAAGGAAGACGTGTTGCCAGAGGACGAGCGCCAGTCCCGTGCCGAAGCCATCGTGAACGCTCTTGGCTGGACGGCGCCCTGGTTCCTGGTGTCGGCTATCGCGCGCGAGAACACGATGGCGGTCTGTCGCCAGGTGCAGCGCTTCTTCGAGGCGCAGCGCGAGACGGCGGCGGGACGTGTCGACATGCTGCCCGGCGATGTACGACTTCGGGACGACGGTACGCAGGCATGA
- the rpmA gene encoding 50S ribosomal protein L27 encodes MAHKKGVGSSRNGRDSNPKYLGVKIYGGQAVEAGNIIVRQRGTKFHAGTGVGLGRDHTLFALVDGKVEFKTRGDKGRKFVDVVQG; translated from the coding sequence ATGGCACATAAAAAAGGCGTAGGTTCCAGCCGCAACGGTCGCGATTCGAACCCGAAATACCTCGGCGTGAAGATCTATGGCGGCCAGGCGGTCGAAGCCGGCAACATCATCGTGCGTCAGCGCGGCACCAAGTTCCATGCCGGTACCGGCGTGGGCCTGGGTCGTGACCACACGCTGTTCGCCCTGGTCGACGGCAAGGTCGAATTCAAGACCCGTGGCGACAAGGGCCGCAAGTTTGTCGACGTCGTGCAGGGCTGA
- the rplU gene encoding 50S ribosomal protein L21, whose amino-acid sequence MSYAVIKTGGKQYRVQQGDVLRVELLNADEGASVSFDQVLLVGEGESITVGAPTVAGATVSATVRKHGRADKVRIIKFRRRKHHKKQQGHRQHFTEVEITGINA is encoded by the coding sequence ATGAGTTACGCAGTCATCAAGACCGGCGGCAAGCAGTACCGGGTGCAGCAGGGCGACGTCCTGCGCGTCGAGCTGCTGAACGCCGACGAAGGCGCTTCCGTGAGCTTCGATCAGGTGTTGCTGGTCGGCGAAGGCGAGTCGATCACCGTCGGTGCGCCGACCGTGGCCGGCGCCACCGTGTCCGCCACCGTGCGCAAGCATGGTCGTGCCGACAAGGTGCGCATCATCAAGTTCCGCCGCCGCAAGCATCACAAGAAGCAGCAGGGCCACCGCCAGCACTTCACCGAAGTCGAGATCACGGGCATCAACGCCTGA